In Halopelagius longus, a genomic segment contains:
- a CDS encoding outer membrane protein assembly factor BamB family protein, giving the protein MVPYTRRDALKTLPALALGLSGCSSLAGSDHALPVPTAWSAELPRASVGVRTADETVVFGSRSPFSSDPMLSAIDTTTGETRWTVSGPSERCSPVATGDDHAYILSKTGAVFAVDHWTGERVWEASIRAVNRADPGVVQFAPVVVGESVVVPVSGTENDVPDRLVGFARSDGSRRFSVDFPASIAGAPAGDDRGVVVPLLDGTLRRVATDGAETWRLDRGAPMSDVATDGDAAYVGSAAESVSAVDLATGETRWTSDIENTVFTRPLVTDGRVFVGAADYYLYAFDAATGERLWRRETPNAITTGPTVVDETLVTLSGGDVRVRGSSGTVPFAPTVLSVHGIDGTQFDEWRFEGYLDGGQLGWVAAIGDGVYVGQEWQVARLAPEVLDAA; this is encoded by the coding sequence ATGGTCCCGTACACGCGGCGAGACGCCCTCAAGACCCTCCCAGCGCTCGCGCTCGGTCTCTCCGGATGTAGTAGCCTCGCGGGAAGCGACCACGCTCTGCCCGTTCCGACGGCGTGGAGCGCGGAACTACCGCGTGCGTCGGTCGGCGTCCGAACGGCCGACGAGACGGTCGTCTTCGGCTCTCGAAGTCCGTTTTCGAGCGACCCGATGCTGAGCGCTATCGATACGACCACCGGCGAGACGCGGTGGACGGTCTCCGGTCCGAGCGAGCGGTGCTCGCCGGTCGCAACGGGCGACGACCACGCTTACATCCTCTCGAAGACCGGAGCGGTGTTCGCAGTCGACCACTGGACGGGTGAGCGCGTCTGGGAGGCGTCGATTCGAGCGGTGAACCGAGCCGACCCGGGAGTCGTCCAGTTCGCCCCGGTCGTAGTCGGGGAGAGCGTCGTCGTTCCCGTCTCCGGGACCGAAAACGACGTTCCCGACAGACTCGTCGGGTTCGCGCGGTCGGACGGGAGCCGACGGTTCAGCGTCGACTTCCCCGCCTCGATTGCGGGTGCCCCGGCGGGCGACGACCGCGGAGTCGTCGTCCCGCTGCTGGACGGGACGCTCCGCCGCGTCGCGACCGACGGGGCGGAGACGTGGCGTCTCGACCGCGGGGCACCGATGTCGGACGTGGCGACCGACGGCGACGCCGCCTACGTCGGGAGCGCAGCCGAATCCGTGTCGGCGGTCGACCTCGCGACCGGCGAGACGCGGTGGACGAGCGATATCGAGAACACCGTCTTCACTCGACCGCTCGTCACCGACGGGCGGGTGTTCGTCGGCGCGGCGGACTACTACCTCTACGCGTTCGACGCGGCGACCGGAGAGCGACTGTGGCGGAGGGAGACGCCGAACGCAATCACGACGGGGCCGACGGTGGTCGACGAGACGCTGGTGACGCTGTCGGGCGGCGACGTTCGAGTTCGCGGGTCGAGCGGGACCGTACCGTTCGCTCCGACGGTGTTGTCCGTTCACGGTATCGACGGAACGCAGTTCGACGAGTGGCGGTTCGAGGGCTACTTGGACGGCGGACAGCTCGGGTGGGTCGCAGCCATCGGTGACGGCGTCTACGTGGGACAGGAGTGGCAGGTCGCCCGACTCGCTCCGGAGGTACTGGATGCGGCATAA
- a CDS encoding DUF6498-containing protein, with protein sequence MPPNPFKGVESASFLPTLLANLFPLFGILRLDWRVVELFAIYWLEIGTGFLVYGVAALFARLPVVLDGRSFYLPGVSPDTERDQKWTRDSRPIDLPGSLPPIYPRNVRLILWTLATGFAFLGIFLVEYPQVVEVLRSPSLVLTAVGMILSDWYRLYREFFREGQYEEMSAHMVLEIPGRVLFFWVVYVLLLGSVGGFTLLFLVLFVRETVGGLVPDIDLVVLFAVALVVGKVAVEWSRFRVENETEPTGFATWFLPENPRER encoded by the coding sequence ATGCCGCCGAATCCGTTCAAGGGGGTCGAATCCGCGTCGTTCCTCCCGACGCTTCTCGCGAACCTGTTTCCGCTGTTCGGAATTCTGCGACTGGATTGGCGTGTCGTCGAACTGTTTGCGATCTACTGGTTGGAGATCGGAACCGGATTTCTCGTGTACGGCGTCGCGGCGCTGTTCGCCCGACTTCCGGTCGTGCTCGACGGCCGAAGTTTCTATCTCCCGGGCGTCAGTCCCGACACCGAGCGCGATCAGAAGTGGACGCGCGACTCCCGCCCCATCGACCTCCCGGGTTCGCTCCCGCCGATCTACCCGCGGAACGTCCGCTTGATCCTGTGGACGCTCGCCACCGGCTTCGCTTTCCTCGGAATCTTCCTTGTCGAGTATCCGCAAGTCGTCGAGGTCCTCCGTTCGCCGTCGCTCGTGCTGACGGCGGTCGGGATGATTCTCTCCGATTGGTACCGGCTCTACCGCGAGTTCTTCCGGGAGGGGCAGTACGAGGAGATGTCCGCTCACATGGTGCTCGAAATTCCCGGTCGGGTTCTGTTCTTTTGGGTCGTCTACGTGCTACTGCTCGGCTCGGTCGGCGGTTTCACGCTCCTGTTCCTCGTCCTGTTCGTTCGAGAGACCGTCGGTGGTCTCGTCCCCGATATCGACCTCGTGGTCCTGTTCGCGGTGGCGCTAGTCGTCGGAAAGGTCGCAGTCGAGTGGTCGCGGTTCCGCGTCGAGAACGAGACGGAACCGACCGGATTCGCGACGTGGTTCCTCCCGGAGAATCCGCGAGAGCGGTGA
- a CDS encoding COG1361 family protein: MSSEESSNRVSSVVSWFLVAALVLSSAALPVATGSAKAADAHLAIANVDVSPEDPAPGQQTTIETTITNGRNSPSIVEITDVYVRQPGSSDDIARVEDVGTVTVGGNISVPLSVSFEEPGTKKLRVIVTGKQANGSTVSVRYPLTVDVKEPERPQLEVSAEKAVPGATRSVNVTVANGLDRDLRQVRIVSSSPEVNFSANERVRAQLAAGNATTFRLPASVSEEGTHPVNLTLHYTDRGVQHCVTRTYSTNFAAPSNSGEIVLTDLQATQSGGTLEVSATAGNVGSSSVEGVVVSVANSSSVEQSKYFVGSIDESDFSSFTLRSDVEGNVSSVPVKVRYTVGGVERSFTTDVSVDRRAVRPQPSQEGGLPLLPIGGAAVLLVGAIVFFWRR; encoded by the coding sequence ATGTCCTCCGAAGAGTCGAGTAACCGCGTTTCGTCCGTCGTCTCGTGGTTCTTGGTCGCGGCCCTCGTCCTCTCGTCCGCGGCTCTTCCCGTCGCGACGGGTTCGGCGAAAGCCGCAGACGCTCACCTCGCTATCGCGAACGTCGACGTCTCCCCGGAAGATCCCGCACCGGGTCAGCAGACGACGATCGAAACGACGATCACGAACGGAAGAAACAGCCCGAGTATCGTCGAGATAACCGACGTTTACGTCCGACAACCTGGAAGTTCGGATGATATCGCTCGGGTCGAAGACGTCGGAACCGTCACCGTCGGCGGCAACATCTCGGTTCCGCTGTCCGTCTCGTTCGAGGAGCCGGGCACGAAGAAACTGCGGGTCATCGTCACCGGAAAGCAGGCGAATGGTTCCACCGTCAGCGTCCGCTACCCGCTCACAGTCGACGTGAAGGAACCGGAGCGGCCCCAACTAGAGGTCTCGGCGGAGAAGGCTGTTCCGGGCGCTACTCGGTCGGTCAACGTGACGGTCGCGAACGGCCTCGACCGCGACCTCAGACAGGTTCGAATCGTCTCGTCCTCCCCGGAGGTGAACTTCAGCGCGAACGAACGCGTGAGAGCGCAGTTAGCGGCGGGGAACGCCACCACGTTCAGGCTCCCCGCGAGCGTCTCCGAGGAGGGGACGCATCCGGTGAACCTGACGCTCCACTACACGGATCGGGGCGTTCAACACTGCGTCACCCGGACGTACTCGACTAACTTCGCGGCGCCGTCGAACTCCGGCGAAATCGTCCTGACGGACCTCCAAGCGACCCAGAGCGGCGGTACGTTGGAGGTATCCGCCACGGCGGGGAACGTCGGGTCCAGTTCCGTCGAGGGCGTCGTCGTCTCGGTCGCTAACTCGTCGAGCGTGGAGCAAAGCAAGTACTTCGTCGGCAGCATCGACGAGAGCGACTTCTCGTCGTTCACGCTCCGATCGGACGTCGAAGGGAACGTCTCGTCCGTCCCCGTGAAGGTTCGGTACACCGTCGGCGGCGTCGAGCGGTCGTTCACCACCGACGTCAGCGTCGACCGTCGAGCGGTGAGGCCGCAACCCTCCCAAGAAGGCGGACTTCCGCTGCTCCCGATCGGAGGCGCCGCGGTGCTTCTCGTCGGCGCAATCGTCTTCTTCTGGCGGAGATGA
- a CDS encoding ABC transporter ATP-binding protein yields MTRDTSVSDDAEQANEGRERTPRSRGDSDDVIIRGERVVKEYQTGNQIVRALKGIDFSIGPSDFVAIVGPSGSGKSTLLNLLGLLDVPTGGTVRLRGTDVSTLSDGDRTSKRKQTIGFVFQSFYLIPTLTALENVEMPRMLDRTPVATRERATDLLRRVGLGDRLDHYPDELSGGQKQRVAIARSLINDPAILLADEPTGNLDRDTGDRILALFDELRAEEDVAVVTVTHDAYVAEEADRVVNLVDGEVQNATEGGRVENEQ; encoded by the coding sequence ATGACACGGGACACCTCCGTCTCCGACGACGCGGAGCAAGCGAACGAAGGCCGCGAGAGAACTCCGCGCTCTCGGGGCGACTCTGACGACGTGATCATCCGCGGGGAGCGCGTCGTGAAGGAGTATCAGACGGGAAATCAGATCGTTCGAGCGCTGAAGGGCATCGACTTCAGCATCGGCCCCTCCGACTTCGTCGCTATCGTCGGACCGTCGGGTAGCGGGAAGTCGACGCTGCTCAACCTCCTCGGGTTGCTCGACGTCCCGACCGGCGGGACGGTTCGGCTCCGAGGGACGGACGTGTCGACGCTCTCCGACGGCGACCGGACGAGCAAGCGAAAGCAGACTATCGGGTTCGTCTTCCAGAGTTTCTACCTGATTCCGACGCTGACTGCGCTCGAGAACGTGGAGATGCCGCGGATGCTCGACAGAACCCCCGTCGCGACTCGCGAACGTGCGACGGATCTGCTGCGCCGCGTCGGACTCGGTGACCGACTCGACCACTACCCCGACGAACTGTCCGGCGGGCAGAAACAGCGGGTCGCTATCGCGCGGTCGCTGATAAACGACCCGGCGATTCTGCTGGCCGACGAACCGACGGGGAACCTCGACCGAGACACCGGCGACCGAATCCTCGCCCTGTTCGACGAACTCCGCGCCGAGGAAGACGTGGCCGTCGTCACGGTCACCCACGACGCGTACGTCGCCGAAGAGGCCGACCGCGTGGTGAATCTCGTAGACGGCGAAGTCCAGAACGCAACCGAAGGCGGCCGCGTGGAGAACGAACAGTGA
- a CDS encoding ABC transporter permease produces MSRFRRLAARFPTLVLARRNLSRASARSTLAVVAVVIGVVAIGTIGAGGEAFKQDQMEAYEGFGGTATVDPVYYADGSGSVGRNFSDDEIDRMRQATDGATVLPVVERWDAVVQTPSGGVIATAQIKGIGDPGAFYEAQSGSIPDNWRRSVVVGSRVAENNDIQPGDQVTVMVNGSFDRSFRVAAVLEPQGFADQLQADRAVFVPIEQFEESAYDQAIVRVNPRTGSIDEAAASLESEFNTRKRNVDVEKVQEQRDQFEQLFGAINKFLIGVGSISLLVAAVTIANTMLMSAIEREQEIGVMRAVGYPKTAVVSLLIAESAILGLVGAAVGVPIAVGLGMVLNQVLVGDPLAFTATGIQYIAVGALFGIGTSVLAGVYPAWKAANKRPVEALD; encoded by the coding sequence GTGAGCCGATTCCGTCGCCTCGCGGCGCGGTTTCCGACCCTCGTACTCGCCCGGCGAAACCTGTCGCGCGCGTCCGCCCGGTCGACCCTCGCGGTGGTCGCAGTCGTCATCGGCGTCGTCGCCATCGGAACGATCGGTGCCGGCGGGGAAGCGTTCAAGCAGGACCAAATGGAGGCGTACGAGGGATTCGGCGGCACCGCGACCGTCGACCCCGTCTACTACGCGGACGGGAGCGGTTCCGTCGGGCGAAACTTCTCCGACGACGAAATCGACCGGATGCGCCAAGCGACCGACGGAGCGACGGTTCTCCCCGTCGTGGAACGGTGGGACGCGGTCGTACAGACGCCGTCGGGGGGCGTCATCGCGACGGCACAGATAAAGGGAATCGGCGACCCCGGGGCGTTCTACGAGGCGCAGTCGGGATCTATCCCGGACAACTGGCGGCGGAGCGTGGTCGTCGGCTCCCGGGTCGCGGAGAACAACGACATCCAACCGGGAGATCAGGTGACCGTGATGGTCAACGGGAGCTTCGACCGGTCGTTCCGAGTCGCGGCGGTCCTCGAACCGCAAGGGTTCGCCGACCAGTTACAGGCCGACCGCGCCGTGTTCGTCCCCATCGAACAGTTCGAGGAGTCCGCATACGACCAAGCCATCGTCAGGGTGAATCCGAGAACCGGGTCGATAGACGAGGCGGCCGCGAGCCTCGAATCGGAGTTCAACACGCGGAAACGGAACGTCGACGTCGAGAAAGTCCAAGAGCAACGGGACCAGTTCGAGCAACTCTTCGGAGCCATCAACAAGTTCCTCATCGGCGTGGGGTCGATATCCCTGCTCGTCGCGGCGGTCACTATCGCCAACACGATGTTGATGTCGGCCATCGAGCGCGAACAGGAAATCGGCGTGATGCGTGCCGTCGGCTATCCGAAGACCGCAGTCGTCAGTCTCCTCATCGCCGAGTCGGCCATCCTCGGCCTGGTGGGGGCCGCGGTGGGCGTCCCGATCGCAGTCGGTCTCGGGATGGTACTCAATCAGGTGCTCGTGGGTGATCCGCTGGCGTTCACGGCCACCGGGATACAGTACATCGCGGTCGGAGCCCTCTTCGGAATCGGAACGTCCGTGCTCGCGGGCGTCTACCCCGCGTGGAAGGCGGCGAACAAACGACCCGTGGAGGCGCTCGACTGA
- a CDS encoding ABC transporter permease: protein MSWLYRIAGRFPRLVIARRNISRAKVRSILAAASILIGVVAIGAIGAGGAAFKQSQLQTIQDQGATNVFVSPGFDMERSHFDREDVKAINETVGPAGVVATRGGEVDVVQRDDTRDTVSVTYLEDPRTISEVARGGVPDDWRRSLVVSNEFATDRNVAPGDRVTLVRQEGNSSGSGATERTYRVAAVLAETQSVGSSDVYLPIEELEDKRYSQIRITTRSTDRAEDVAEALRERFNDRKDRLLVLELTSLVRLFKTIVNGINTFLTGLGSISLLVAGVSITNTMLMAVIKRREEIGVLRAVGYTKRDIVWILLLEAALLGTLGAAVGVTIAFGVALAANSIFLGDPFAFTRSALLYLVGAVAFGIVTSVLAGVYPAWRAANERPVDALRG from the coding sequence ATGAGTTGGCTCTACCGAATCGCGGGACGGTTCCCGAGGCTCGTCATCGCCCGCCGGAACATCTCGCGTGCGAAGGTTCGGTCGATACTCGCGGCCGCGTCCATCCTCATCGGCGTCGTCGCCATCGGAGCGATCGGTGCCGGCGGCGCGGCGTTCAAGCAGAGTCAACTCCAGACCATCCAGGATCAGGGGGCGACGAACGTCTTCGTCTCCCCCGGGTTCGACATGGAGCGGTCGCACTTCGACCGCGAGGACGTGAAGGCGATAAACGAGACGGTCGGTCCCGCCGGTGTCGTCGCGACGAGGGGCGGTGAGGTAGACGTCGTACAACGCGACGACACCCGCGATACGGTGTCGGTCACGTATCTCGAAGACCCTCGGACGATATCCGAGGTCGCTCGCGGCGGAGTACCGGACGATTGGCGGCGGAGCCTCGTCGTCTCCAACGAGTTCGCGACCGACCGAAACGTCGCGCCCGGTGACCGGGTCACCCTCGTTCGACAGGAGGGGAACTCGTCCGGGTCCGGCGCGACCGAACGGACGTATCGCGTCGCGGCCGTACTCGCGGAGACGCAGTCGGTCGGGTCCAGCGACGTGTACCTCCCGATCGAGGAACTCGAAGACAAGCGGTACAGCCAGATACGGATCACGACCCGGTCGACGGACAGAGCGGAGGACGTCGCGGAAGCCCTCCGCGAACGGTTCAACGACAGGAAGGACAGACTGCTGGTGCTCGAACTCACCTCCCTCGTCCGCCTCTTCAAGACCATCGTGAACGGGATCAACACGTTCCTCACCGGATTGGGGTCCATCTCGCTGCTCGTCGCCGGCGTCTCGATCACGAACACGATGCTGATGGCCGTCATCAAGCGACGCGAAGAGATCGGCGTCCTGCGGGCGGTGGGCTACACGAAACGAGACATCGTGTGGATACTCCTCCTCGAAGCGGCGCTGTTGGGGACGTTGGGTGCCGCAGTCGGGGTTACGATCGCCTTCGGAGTGGCCCTCGCGGCGAACTCGATATTCCTCGGCGACCCGTTCGCGTTCACCCGGTCCGCGCTCCTGTACTTGGTCGGGGCGGTGGCGTTCGGCATCGTGACGAGCGTACTCGCCGGGGTGTACCCCGCGTGGCGGGCGGCGAACGAACGGCCCGTCGACGCACTCCGGGGGTGA
- a CDS encoding glycoside hydrolase family 2 TIM barrel-domain containing protein, whose product MKCDHVSREADLSPEYRHVRRLETDWRFHRGDLDDGADPEFDDSGWEVVEVPHDWSISGPFDSENPGGRQQGFAPGGVGWYRRGLPDDINRDATIRFGGVYRNFDVYIDGEHVGHRPYGYSTVNYDLSEVGVDGGETLAVRVDNDEYPHSRWYTGSGIYRDVYLIETDPVAVAPFGTDVRTTSVDCRGADVRLRTDVRNAESTAVDCELKTEIVGPDGEAVATARSESPVGANERREFEQRVSISDPERWTLQNPTRYFAHSVVYRGGTPVDDYVTPFGVRTFEWTADSGFFLNGESTTIKGVNLHHDAGCLGAAVTESALTRRLETLREMGCNAVRTAHNPPQPELLDLCDRMGFLVIDEAFDKWRYEGADEWFDEWWYRDLSAMIDRDRNHPSVVCWSVGNESYDHGEDEMIEDLEMLADAAREMDPTRPVTYGSPGWGDDTQSVLEKTKRVADHVDVLCCNYQEHWYDDYCAEGIDLPIVGSECRPFFRGSGDDPLAFVPRNPWYDVAEKEYVSGQFIWPGIDYLGESREWPSKGWPTGLIDTTGAIKPSGRFHQAAWSEEPMVFAAPIDPGRDRPAARSPWSWPPVSAHWNFPDREDSRGFVNVFTFTNAESVALYQNGELLGAQRADDFGPRPIEWYVPYEAGTLRAVAEEDGEVVAEHELETAGAPGRIELDADRETVTADGRDLVYVEATVTDGNGVRVPRADNEVRFSVSGAGEIAGVDNGNLDSDESWVGDTRSAYHGTCITVVRADREGGTVEIEAEADGIVDDSVTVTVEDEA is encoded by the coding sequence GTGAAATGTGATCATGTGTCAAGAGAGGCAGACCTTTCCCCGGAATATCGGCACGTTCGTCGCTTAGAGACAGACTGGCGCTTCCACCGTGGCGACCTCGACGACGGTGCCGACCCGGAGTTCGACGATAGCGGCTGGGAAGTCGTCGAAGTCCCCCACGACTGGAGCATTAGCGGTCCGTTCGATTCCGAGAATCCCGGCGGGCGACAACAGGGCTTCGCTCCCGGTGGTGTGGGCTGGTACCGCCGTGGACTCCCGGACGACATAAACCGGGACGCAACCATCCGATTCGGCGGAGTCTACCGAAACTTCGACGTGTACATCGACGGTGAGCACGTCGGTCATCGCCCGTACGGTTACTCGACGGTGAACTACGATCTCTCCGAGGTCGGCGTTGACGGTGGCGAGACGCTCGCCGTTCGCGTCGACAACGACGAGTACCCGCACAGTCGCTGGTACACCGGGTCGGGTATCTATCGCGACGTGTACCTGATCGAAACCGATCCGGTCGCCGTGGCACCATTCGGGACTGACGTTCGTACGACCTCCGTCGATTGCCGAGGCGCCGACGTCCGGTTGCGAACCGACGTGAGGAACGCCGAGTCGACTGCGGTCGACTGCGAACTCAAAACCGAGATCGTCGGTCCGGACGGAGAGGCGGTTGCGACTGCACGGAGCGAATCACCCGTCGGAGCCAACGAGAGACGCGAGTTCGAACAGCGCGTCTCGATCTCCGACCCCGAGCGGTGGACACTGCAGAATCCAACCCGGTATTTCGCTCACAGCGTCGTTTACCGCGGAGGAACGCCCGTAGACGACTACGTCACTCCCTTCGGCGTCCGCACGTTCGAGTGGACCGCCGACAGCGGCTTCTTTCTCAACGGCGAGTCGACCACGATAAAAGGAGTCAACCTCCACCACGATGCCGGATGTCTCGGCGCGGCAGTCACCGAGAGCGCGCTAACGCGCCGCCTCGAAACCCTCCGAGAGATGGGTTGTAACGCCGTTCGGACCGCGCACAACCCGCCGCAGCCCGAACTGCTCGACTTGTGTGACCGGATGGGGTTCCTCGTCATCGACGAGGCGTTCGACAAGTGGCGCTACGAGGGCGCTGACGAGTGGTTCGACGAGTGGTGGTACCGCGATCTCTCGGCGATGATCGACCGCGACCGGAACCATCCGTCGGTCGTCTGCTGGAGCGTCGGGAACGAGAGCTACGACCACGGCGAAGACGAGATGATCGAGGACCTCGAAATGCTCGCGGACGCCGCTCGGGAGATGGACCCCACCCGCCCCGTCACCTACGGCAGTCCGGGATGGGGCGACGACACCCAAAGCGTCCTTGAGAAGACGAAGCGCGTCGCGGACCACGTTGACGTACTCTGTTGCAACTACCAGGAACACTGGTACGACGACTACTGCGCGGAGGGCATCGATCTGCCTATCGTCGGTTCCGAGTGTCGGCCGTTCTTCCGCGGATCCGGCGACGATCCCCTCGCGTTCGTTCCGCGAAACCCGTGGTACGACGTAGCTGAGAAGGAGTACGTGAGTGGACAGTTTATCTGGCCCGGAATCGATTACCTCGGTGAATCGCGCGAGTGGCCGAGTAAGGGGTGGCCCACGGGACTGATCGACACTACCGGCGCAATCAAACCGTCCGGAAGGTTCCATCAAGCCGCGTGGTCCGAGGAACCGATGGTCTTCGCCGCACCGATCGACCCCGGGCGCGATCGTCCTGCCGCGCGTTCACCTTGGAGTTGGCCGCCGGTGTCGGCTCACTGGAACTTCCCCGACCGAGAGGACTCCCGCGGATTCGTGAACGTGTTCACGTTTACGAACGCCGAATCAGTCGCACTCTATCAGAACGGTGAACTGCTCGGCGCTCAGCGCGCGGACGACTTCGGCCCGCGCCCGATCGAGTGGTACGTCCCCTACGAGGCCGGGACGCTCCGTGCGGTGGCCGAAGAGGACGGCGAAGTGGTCGCCGAACACGAACTGGAAACGGCGGGCGCTCCCGGTCGAATCGAACTCGACGCGGACCGAGAGACTGTCACCGCGGACGGGCGTGATCTGGTGTACGTCGAGGCGACCGTCACCGACGGTAACGGAGTACGTGTCCCCCGCGCAGATAACGAGGTTCGATTCAGCGTCTCGGGCGCAGGTGAGATCGCCGGCGTCGACAACGGGAATCTCGACAGCGACGAGTCTTGGGTCGGCGACACTCGGTCAGCGTATCACGGCACCTGCATCACGGTCGTCCGCGCTGACCGTGAGGGTGGGACGGTCGAGATCGAAGCCGAAGCAGACGGGATAGTCGACGACAGCGTCACCGTGACGGTCGAGGACGAGGCGTGA
- a CDS encoding SGNH/GDSL hydrolase family protein, translated as MRVEKYPSVTLHNVAELAPADWTAGGDRLCRVPETVGAGLNVDARERVRHPTGSEIRFVPDRPDATIDITLSAADKAQIRPFWGSFQPWNPIEIGPAPETLTFTVPDRLSELDTGEETGRFDPRVCRLVFERTPAVALHDVAGDCRPPTCDEVPPRRYLAYGTSITEGAAASAPHLNYVARAARELGYDALNFGCSGSAFCDLSLAEHIAGRDDWDVATLSLSVNMANRGFTLPQFRKRTSRFIDEIANSHPRKPIVCVTLFPYFADTVTGDDSERAANFRATLRSIVADSHHSNLSLVEGTELTNVSELTADLLHPGDAGMEAIGEGLASHLERRAER; from the coding sequence ATGAGGGTCGAGAAGTACCCGTCTGTCACCCTGCATAACGTCGCGGAGCTGGCACCGGCAGACTGGACCGCCGGCGGTGACCGGTTGTGCCGCGTCCCGGAGACTGTCGGAGCGGGCCTTAACGTCGACGCCCGCGAACGCGTCCGACATCCGACGGGGAGCGAAATTCGGTTCGTCCCCGACCGGCCGGACGCTACTATCGATATCACCCTGTCCGCGGCCGATAAAGCGCAGATCCGTCCGTTCTGGGGGTCGTTTCAGCCGTGGAACCCAATCGAGATCGGTCCCGCCCCCGAGACGCTTACGTTCACCGTCCCGGATCGGTTAAGCGAACTCGACACTGGCGAAGAAACGGGCAGATTCGATCCTCGTGTCTGTCGGCTCGTATTCGAGCGTACTCCGGCGGTCGCTCTCCACGACGTTGCCGGTGACTGTCGGCCTCCCACGTGCGATGAAGTGCCTCCTCGGCGGTATCTCGCATACGGGACGTCCATTACTGAAGGCGCCGCAGCGTCGGCACCGCATCTAAACTACGTTGCGCGTGCCGCGCGAGAACTCGGATACGACGCGCTGAACTTCGGCTGTTCGGGATCAGCGTTCTGTGACCTGTCTCTGGCGGAGCACATCGCGGGTCGCGACGATTGGGACGTGGCGACGCTTTCGCTCTCGGTGAACATGGCGAACCGAGGGTTTACTCTCCCCCAGTTCCGGAAGCGGACTAGCCGATTCATCGATGAGATAGCGAACTCCCACCCCCGCAAACCGATCGTGTGCGTGACTCTCTTCCCCTACTTCGCGGACACCGTCACCGGTGACGATTCCGAACGCGCCGCTAACTTCCGCGCGACGTTGCGCTCTATCGTTGCCGACTCTCACCACTCTAACCTGTCCCTCGTAGAAGGGACGGAACTGACGAACGTCTCCGAACTGACCGCGGATCTCCTCCACCCGGGAGATGCCGGAATGGAAGCTATCGGGGAAGGGTTAGCGTCCCATCTTGAGAGGAGAGCCGAGCGGTAG